From the Trypanosoma brucei brucei TREU927 chromosome 6, complete sequence genome, the window atgaCGCAACGCCTCTGCCGCTGTGATGCGAGTGTTTGGATCAAATGCAAGGAGCTTTGTGACTAAATCAATCCCCTCCCGTGGCATGGTGGACATCACGCTTGATATCGGCCGGCGACCTTGGTATTTTCTCACAATCTCATTCATGAAGGTCGTAGTTCCCGGACACGACCCACGTGCAAAGTCCCAATTCGTCACAGCAACACTAGAAACTACCAACTGCATTTGATGGATGTAATCGCGACCCCCAAATAGGGGACGTTTCAGCACAAACTCACAAATGATGCAGCCTATCGCCCATAAGTCAATAGGAAGGCTATACCGACACATAAGCAATAGCTCGGGAGGACGATACCAACGCGTGACTACGTAATCCGTGAGATCAACTGGTTCCTGTAAGTCCAGCACCCCAGCACGCGCGAGACCGAAGTCACAAACTACGGCATTTTCATTCTCCGCATCATCATTTAATAAAATGTTACTTGGTTTAAGGTCACGGTGTATAATCCCCATGAAGTGCATATCGGCGATACACCGGAGGACACGGACCATGATCCTCTGTAGCGCCTTTATGTCCACTGTTTTTGTCGCATGAATGGCTGAGTGAAGATCCGTATCATATAAGTCTGTGACAATGTATAAATCCCGGAAACTGCTGATCCTTTGCCGTGGAGGCAAAATCCGTGTTAGATTCAGGATGTTGCGGCAGCGGTGTTCCCTCAGCAGACGGTGAATAACGATTTCGCGCCAAATGCGGCGGCCGTCAATCAAGTCCTCAAAAACATGACCCACACGCTTAATCGCCACATCACGGAAATTGGTATTATCGAACGCTGAGCAAACAACGCCATAAGCTCCATAACCCACGACCGACGTTAAAGTGTATCGGTTCTCAACCTCAAACGTCTGTTCGCGAACGCGGTACGTTCTCCACCCCCTCTCTGTGGTAAGCAGATGtacattgttgttgtttgaggAGCCATTTGCTGTTACCATTACACGCGCTAACACAGGagtaaacaaacagaaaaaatcaAACACGCAGCAAACCTGTACCTCACCCAAATATGTATTAGTCGACGCCCTACCACACCTCGCCTCACTCTAACTGCGCAATATTGATTCACCTTCAGACGGGGCAGTCCTttcgttaaaaaaaattaatatatGCTTGtctgtaaatatatatgaaaaggataaacccctacaaaataataaaacagtGTAAAAGAGGGATGAAAGATACAGGTTAGCAGTTTATTACATATATTCGCATATACACATAAACATGTATCACCTTGTCcagaggaaaggagaaactgTTTCAACTTGTGAgcattccccttcccttcatgAAGTTTACAACACATATTAGGTCCACACGCAGCCCAGAAAGAGTGGCACCTTTGGGGTCATGCAAGAACCATTTACAGTATATTAGTATAAGAATAACGACGTTATAAAGATGCTCGTCAAGGCgtagtggaaaaaaaaagcgacatAAAGTCACGACCGGTACCTTTCTAAGGAGGCAAATCGCCGGTAGTCTCCCCTCGGAGACAGAGGCTGCCCAGCACCTCCTGCGCTCCTCTGCGACGAGAAGAGCATTGGAAACTCAGAATGGGCAGCATTTCCATGAGCAGCCGTAATAGACCTAATCCTTGACAGAAGATTGTCGAGCTCTTGCTCCTGATGTGCATGGGGAGTTTCAACAGCTCTGCTGAAAACTTTTTCCTGAGATCCGTGACATGGTGTGGCACCCCTAAGTCTTTCGCATTCCTGCAGTGCGACGTCTCGTTCTTCAGTCCTTCTTCTAAGCTCTCTCTGCCATTCTAGTTCTCGACACTGGAACTCTCTTACCCTCCCTAGGTTCCCCTCGCTGGTTTCAACCAAGCACCTTTGTAGCTCACTTAATTTGGCCTGCATAGCTGATAACTCACGTTGAGTTGCCACCACCGTCCGTTCCCCCACCCAGTTTTCATTCCCCTTGGAGTTCTGCGAGTCAAGCCCGCCAGTACCTTCGCAAAAGAGCGACTCAGCGCGCTCACTTGTTGCCACGGGAGTAGTTGCCGCTAGACTCTCCGCCAGAGAcaagtttttcttctcttcctctgcaCGCCGTTCCGCCGCTCTA encodes:
- a CDS encoding mitogen-activated protein kinase 5, putative gives rise to the protein MVTANGSSNNNNVHLLTTERGWRTYRVREQTFEVENRYTLTSVVGYGAYGVVCSAFDNTNFRDVAIKRVGHVFEDLIDGRRIWREIVIHRLLREHRCRNILNLTRILPPRQRISSFRDLYIVTDLYDTDLHSAIHATKTVDIKALQRIMVRVLRCIADMHFMGIIHRDLKPSNILLNDDAENENAVVCDFGLARAGVLDLQEPVDLTDYVVTRWYRPPELLLMCRYSLPIDLWAIGCIICEFVLKRPLFGGRDYIHQMQLVVSSVAVTNWDFARGSCPGTTTFMNEIVRKYQGRRPISSVMSTMPREGIDLVTKLLAFDPNTRITAAEALRHPFFSDVGAEGESKCTIPEKVDFSFDLHAEISEAQLRRNIWKEIQHYQ